Proteins found in one Mycoplasmopsis bovigenitalium genomic segment:
- the era gene encoding GTPase Era, which produces MKVGIVTIIGRPNVGKSSLLNQILKYDLAIVSNIPQTTRDQISGIYNEPGYQIVFVDTPGIHKPLNKLGESLNKNAYEALQEVDCVLFLTPINEPIGGGDRAIIEKIANFDNKIAIISKIDLAKDPAILAAKIEELKELGFTKILSVSTSSSDSISMLISELKKYTEVGEPYYDEDYITDKSMRFIAKEVIRVSAMKLLRDELPHSIAVEVNEFIEEDEKITIDSIIFVKKNSQKGMVIGKDANMIKQIGINARKQLMNLFDIKVDLKIKVKVANKWINDAKFLKKFGY; this is translated from the coding sequence ATGAAAGTTGGAATTGTAACAATTATTGGCAGACCCAATGTTGGTAAATCGTCATTGCTAAATCAAATCTTGAAATATGATTTAGCAATTGTTTCAAATATCCCACAAACAACAAGAGACCAAATTAGTGGAATTTATAATGAACCAGGCTACCAAATTGTTTTTGTTGATACCCCTGGCATTCATAAACCATTGAATAAGTTGGGTGAGTCGTTAAACAAAAATGCTTATGAAGCTTTACAAGAAGTTGATTGTGTTTTATTTTTAACACCAATTAATGAACCAATTGGTGGTGGAGACCGGGCAATCATTGAAAAAATAGCTAATTTTGACAATAAAATTGCCATTATTTCTAAAATCGATCTTGCTAAAGATCCAGCGATTTTAGCAGCAAAAATTGAGGAATTAAAAGAACTTGGTTTTACAAAAATTTTATCTGTTTCTACATCTTCGTCAGATTCAATAAGTATGTTAATTTCTGAATTAAAAAAATACACAGAAGTTGGCGAACCTTACTATGATGAAGATTATATAACTGATAAATCAATGCGTTTTATTGCTAAAGAAGTGATTAGGGTTTCTGCGATGAAATTGCTAAGAGATGAATTGCCTCACTCAATTGCAGTTGAGGTTAACGAATTTATTGAAGAAGATGAAAAAATTACGATAGATTCAATAATTTTTGTTAAAAAGAACTCGCAAAAAGGTATGGTTATTGGCAAAGACGCTAATATGATTAAGCAAATTGGAATTAATGCACGTAAACAACTAATGAATTTGTTTGATATCAAGGTTGACTTAAAAATAAAAGTCAAAGTTGCAAATAAATGAATAAATGATGCTAAATTTTTGAAAAAATTTGGTTACTAA
- the cdd gene encoding cytidine deaminase, with protein sequence MFVEKLKSLLQYSYSPWSNFKVAAIAIDENGKEWPGVNFENAAFPSGLCAERSALFGSVAHGAKVGTFKEIYVISSGEAVISPCAGCRQVMTEFMADDALVHLYNGKGDVLKTYKLVELVPLPIRSEQIK encoded by the coding sequence ATGTTTGTAGAAAAACTAAAATCATTATTGCAATATTCATATAGTCCTTGATCAAATTTTAAGGTTGCTGCAATAGCTATTGATGAAAATGGCAAAGAGTGACCAGGTGTTAATTTTGAAAATGCGGCTTTTCCATCAGGGCTATGTGCGGAAAGATCAGCGTTATTTGGCTCTGTTGCGCACGGTGCAAAAGTTGGCACATTTAAAGAAATTTATGTTATATCATCTGGTGAAGCAGTAATCTCACCTTGCGCAGGCTGCAGACAAGTTATGACTGAATTTATGGCTGACGATGCACTTGTACACTTATATAATGGCAAAGGTGATGTTCTTAAAACATACAAACTTGTTGAATTGGTACCTTTACCAATTAGAAGCGAACAAATTAAATAA
- the ybeY gene encoding rRNA maturation RNase YbeY: MIEININIENGNSFKYEKEFKQILENLAIYFDIKKQIILDVSIVNNKKIQKLNKEHRGKNYPTDILSFDFGDSSLYDSLPFLPIGELVISHEKVEQQAVEFNHSLRREYCYLFAHGLVHLMGYDHEEENERIKMNKIVDKIFDPLGIKREE; this comes from the coding sequence ATGATTGAAATTAATATTAATATTGAAAATGGAAATAGCTTCAAATATGAAAAAGAATTTAAACAAATTCTTGAAAATTTAGCAATCTATTTTGATATTAAAAAGCAAATAATTTTAGATGTTTCAATTGTAAATAACAAAAAAATACAAAAACTAAATAAGGAACATAGAGGAAAAAATTATCCAACCGATATTCTTTCGTTCGATTTTGGTGATTCAAGTCTTTATGACAGTTTGCCTTTTTTACCAATTGGTGAACTGGTTATAAGTCATGAAAAGGTTGAGCAGCAAGCTGTTGAATTTAACCATTCACTAAGAAGAGAATATTGTTATTTGTTTGCTCATGGCCTAGTTCATTTAATGGGGTATGACCATGAGGAAGAAAATGAAAGAATTAAAATGAATAAAATAGTGGATAAAATTTTTGATCCTTTAGGTATCAAAAGAGAGGAATAA
- a CDS encoding MAG1140 family protein — MKKLTSISPWIWVVCCLLIIGTVGLLYFVLNYEIEKTFNINLHVDENKKMILLAPEKYSFYIEKGKKITIKHDQKFYDLVIKDFANINGTLTINFGSIPKNLKLVKNTNLDAVLYYGQTKILSLILP, encoded by the coding sequence TTGAAAAAACTAACTAGTATAAGCCCTTGAATTTGAGTTGTGTGCTGTTTATTGATTATAGGCACCGTTGGGTTATTGTATTTTGTTTTAAACTATGAAATTGAAAAAACTTTTAATATAAATTTACATGTTGATGAAAATAAAAAAATGATATTGTTAGCGCCCGAAAAGTATTCATTTTATATTGAAAAAGGTAAAAAAATAACAATAAAGCATGACCAAAAGTTTTATGATTTAGTCATCAAAGATTTTGCTAATATTAATGGAACTTTGACAATAAATTTTGGTTCAATACCAAAAAATTTAAAACTTGTAAAAAATACTAATTTAGATGCAGTTCTTTATTATGGTCAAACAAAAATATTGTCGTTAATCCTACCATAA
- a CDS encoding Mbov_0121 family peptidase domain-containing ABC transporter translates to MKITKQYDTKDCGLHVLQYLIQKINNEYVEIENLKLMAQYGEQGISLANLANIGDRFGLKLDSYEVEFEKIITFKNDELPFVALVDNKGSAHYLVVEKITNSSIYVQDSSTGKKSKLSFEKFKQIYAGICSFVYKSTRKINSKLEKIENKIKSYFVPTKNDIWLILISLISIILCFSTSFFVKIVFDNILPNKMHKALVITFVAFIWLNIIRFISSLIKNIIVEKIANKIEFNLKSIVFEKLLKLQSDQKSKLTNIEILKRIGYIRLISEYKANFIYSFSTDLITIILSCSMLIWISLKLFLIISTICLIASGLNLLFKLYFEKSYTKQIESSHDYAQKEFDSIYCLESFNNSLDKNYLELVRNNSFVNFRKQDFSLKKNKYLNDFVVDCILANLTQIIVFTGTLLFYKNEISIGTIVMILTISNFFVSPTLSLSAIIMTKNIIDKHVNMINFLLNIDHKEFDNQGIKLSKIDSIQLNNIEFGYEHSKPIFKKLNMLIDKNTRLVGENGSGKSTLLKLLNLRFYNFSGKLFFNNNACEIIDKNYLLNNSILLNNQIYMPNDTINNFLTSQNIEKTKTLYENLEKFKLNEILENLNLNLSTTMTNNASNLSSGQRQFVILLKLFTQKFHLIMLDEAFENLENSVYKKLKKAINNYQDSALFIEISHNAKIISNAAEVKIEKTN, encoded by the coding sequence ATGAAAATAACAAAGCAATATGACACAAAGGATTGCGGACTACATGTCTTGCAATATTTAATACAAAAAATTAACAATGAATATGTAGAAATAGAAAACTTGAAATTGATGGCACAATATGGGGAACAAGGAATAAGTTTAGCTAATTTGGCCAATATTGGTGATAGGTTTGGCCTTAAATTAGATTCATATGAAGTTGAATTTGAAAAAATAATAACATTTAAAAACGATGAATTACCATTTGTTGCTCTTGTTGATAATAAAGGGTCTGCTCACTATCTAGTTGTTGAAAAAATAACAAACTCATCAATATATGTGCAGGATTCTTCAACAGGTAAAAAATCCAAATTATCCTTTGAAAAATTTAAACAAATTTACGCCGGAATTTGCAGTTTTGTGTATAAATCAACTCGTAAAATTAACTCAAAGTTAGAAAAAATCGAAAACAAAATTAAGTCATATTTTGTACCGACAAAAAATGATATTTGACTTATATTGATTTCACTAATTTCAATTATTTTATGTTTCTCTACGTCATTTTTTGTCAAAATTGTTTTTGACAATATTTTGCCCAATAAAATGCACAAAGCATTAGTTATAACTTTTGTTGCTTTTATATGGCTCAACATAATTAGATTTATTAGTAGCCTAATTAAAAACATAATCGTTGAAAAGATTGCAAATAAAATCGAATTCAATTTAAAATCAATTGTTTTCGAAAAATTACTTAAACTTCAAAGTGACCAAAAATCAAAACTAACAAACATTGAAATTTTAAAAAGAATAGGGTATATAAGATTAATTTCTGAATATAAGGCCAATTTTATTTACTCATTTTCTACTGACTTGATAACAATCATTTTAAGCTGCTCAATGTTAATATGAATTAGTTTAAAGTTATTTTTAATAATATCAACAATTTGTTTAATTGCGAGTGGCCTAAACTTATTATTCAAATTATATTTTGAGAAAAGTTACACTAAACAAATTGAGTCAAGCCACGATTATGCACAAAAAGAATTCGATAGTATTTACTGCCTTGAATCATTCAATAATTCATTGGATAAAAACTATTTAGAGCTTGTTAGAAATAATTCATTTGTAAATTTTAGAAAACAAGATTTTTCTCTAAAAAAGAACAAATATTTAAACGATTTTGTTGTTGATTGCATTTTAGCAAATTTAACTCAAATAATTGTATTTACAGGTACATTATTGTTTTATAAAAATGAAATAAGCATTGGAACAATTGTAATGATTTTAACTATATCAAACTTTTTTGTGAGTCCAACACTTTCATTGAGTGCAATAATAATGACAAAAAACATCATTGATAAACATGTTAATATGATTAATTTCTTGCTAAACATTGACCATAAAGAATTTGATAATCAAGGGATAAAATTAAGTAAAATTGACTCAATTCAATTAAATAATATTGAATTTGGTTACGAACATAGTAAACCAATATTTAAAAAATTAAACATGCTTATTGATAAAAACACTCGTTTAGTTGGGGAAAATGGTTCAGGAAAGAGTACTCTTTTGAAATTATTAAACTTGCGATTTTACAATTTCTCAGGAAAGCTATTTTTTAACAATAACGCCTGTGAAATAATTGATAAAAATTACTTGTTAAATAACTCCATTCTTTTAAACAATCAGATATATATGCCAAATGATACAATTAATAATTTTCTAACTAGTCAAAACATAGAAAAAACAAAAACTTTATATGAAAATTTAGAAAAGTTTAAACTAAATGAAATACTTGAAAATTTAAATTTAAACCTTTCTACAACCATGACGAATAATGCTTCTAATTTATCGTCAGGTCAAAGGCAATTTGTTATTTTGCTCAAACTATTTACACAAAAATTTCATCTTATAATGCTGGATGAGGCGTTTGAAAATCTTGAAAATAGCGTTTATAAAAAATTAAAAAAAGCAATTAATAATTATCAAGATTCAGCATTATTTATTGAGATAAGTCATAATGCAAAAATAATTTCAAATGCAGCGGAGGTTAAAATTGAAAAAACTAACTAG
- a CDS encoding RpiB/LacA/LacB family sugar-phosphate isomerase translates to MTKKIVAFASDHAAVELKNKLVEYIESLGYQAVDFGPKDETQKESYSLQGHKLANYVKNNEVEFGIGLCGTGLGISYALNRHHGIRAARIASVEDAMLAKQHNNANVLVLGGRQVSFELAKQMVDEYIKTQFEGGRHQQRIEDIELSEENCEC, encoded by the coding sequence ATGACAAAAAAAATAGTTGCATTTGCAAGCGACCACGCCGCAGTTGAGTTAAAAAATAAACTTGTTGAATATATAGAATCATTAGGCTATCAAGCAGTTGATTTTGGACCAAAAGACGAAACACAAAAAGAATCTTATTCTCTACAAGGCCACAAATTAGCAAACTATGTTAAAAATAATGAAGTTGAATTTGGAATTGGATTGTGTGGAACTGGTTTAGGTATTTCATATGCATTGAATCGTCACCACGGAATAAGAGCCGCAAGAATTGCAAGTGTAGAAGATGCAATGTTAGCAAAACAACATAACAATGCTAATGTTTTGGTATTAGGCGGAAGACAAGTTTCATTTGAATTAGCTAAACAAATGGTTGATGAATATATAAAAACTCAATTTGAAGGCGGAAGACACCAACAAAGAATAGAAGATATTGAATTATCTGAAGAAAACTGTGAATGTTAA
- a CDS encoding YihY/virulence factor BrkB family protein, translating into MKNTNNEKIYTGLELKKLKKAYRKSNKKSLISKNIIPNESKGWVIVETIIKWFIKIILLVSTPKDSWKNKNKSRELIDRTYSKFISSDSVFIPISLSFYFLVSFVPILTVLVLLLSFISDYSTVFIDVILDRIIPGLKQVIKMPQVGPSTGFQYTTITLLLLTSTWIGSNGWGRFIYLQNYIYGHESLGNFFINRIKGFLIVLSITLYLFIMSVIYIYFYKLFSLEFDSTSEKTFFYITFYIYLIFVVYIGFTLLFKFSPSFKLTWNSVLPGVLIAAIPNILFISSFGFLSTQIDYKKYGTIGTFMYIALFVSSVAYFLFLGLIVNESYYKTYYSSFTIAKNQLFRKRV; encoded by the coding sequence ATGAAGAATACAAATAATGAAAAAATTTATACGGGTTTAGAGCTCAAAAAACTTAAAAAAGCCTATCGAAAAAGTAATAAAAAATCATTAATTTCAAAAAATATAATACCAAACGAGTCAAAAGGTTGGGTTATTGTAGAAACAATAATTAAATGATTTATAAAAATAATATTGCTTGTTTCTACACCAAAAGACAGTTGAAAAAACAAAAATAAAAGTCGAGAACTCATAGATAGAACTTATTCAAAATTCATTTCTTCAGATTCAGTATTTATTCCTATTTCCTTATCGTTTTATTTCTTGGTATCATTTGTGCCAATTTTAACTGTTTTAGTGTTGCTGCTTTCATTTATTTCTGATTATTCAACTGTATTTATTGATGTTATTTTAGATAGAATAATTCCTGGCTTAAAACAAGTTATAAAAATGCCGCAAGTAGGCCCTAGCACTGGTTTCCAATATACAACAATAACATTGTTGCTACTAACATCGACCTGAATTGGTTCAAACGGATGAGGAAGATTTATATATCTACAAAATTACATTTATGGACATGAATCATTAGGTAACTTTTTTATAAACAGAATTAAAGGTTTCTTAATTGTTCTTTCAATAACACTTTACCTTTTTATTATGTCTGTAATTTACATTTATTTTTATAAACTTTTTAGCCTTGAATTTGATTCAACATCAGAAAAAACATTTTTCTATATCACATTTTATATCTATTTAATTTTTGTTGTATACATTGGTTTTACACTATTATTCAAATTTTCTCCTTCGTTTAAACTTACTTGAAATTCAGTATTACCAGGCGTGCTTATTGCTGCTATACCCAACATTTTATTTATCTCATCTTTTGGATTTTTATCCACTCAAATTGATTATAAAAAATATGGCACGATTGGCACTTTTATGTATATTGCATTGTTTGTTTCTTCGGTTGCATATTTCTTATTTTTAGGCTTAATTGTGAATGAATCATATTATAAAACTTACTATTCATCATTCACTATTGCAAAGAATCAATTATTTAGAAAGAGGGTTTAA
- a CDS encoding DnaJ C-terminal domain-containing protein: MSKKDYYKILGVSKNATDKEIKTAYRKLAMMYHPDKLKDGTSDAKMQELNEAYEVLSDKQKRENYDRYGSEDGPQGFEGFGGFGGFGDIFSSFFGGGFGSQRNTGPIRGDDQLASLTISFNDAIKGIEITQLLYKWEQCSICHGKGSQNPSDIITCSMCNGSGHRQIQQRTPFGIINSTTTCSSCGGQGKINKNPCSGCKGNLTNKVQKQVKFNIAPGTDNGERIKITGYGSRGENGGPNGDLYIEIKVQKHKHFERDGLNLYLEYPVSFIDIIKENNVLVPTPYGNETIKLKKSYQNGKTLILNGKGVRKSNRAGDLKILLKVVIPDLSNSEMNKLAKSLEEFNDTTNTDYIKSFN; the protein is encoded by the coding sequence ATGAGTAAAAAAGACTATTATAAAATATTAGGTGTTTCGAAAAATGCGACTGACAAAGAAATAAAAACAGCATATCGAAAACTGGCAATGATGTATCACCCCGACAAACTTAAAGATGGTACAAGTGATGCTAAAATGCAAGAACTTAACGAAGCATACGAAGTTTTAAGCGATAAACAAAAACGCGAAAATTACGACCGTTATGGAAGCGAAGATGGGCCACAAGGTTTCGAAGGTTTTGGTGGATTTGGTGGATTTGGTGATATTTTTTCAAGTTTTTTTGGAGGCGGATTTGGCTCACAAAGAAATACTGGCCCAATCAGAGGTGATGATCAATTAGCATCATTAACAATAAGTTTCAATGATGCAATTAAAGGTATTGAAATAACACAACTTCTTTACAAATGAGAACAATGTTCAATTTGCCATGGAAAAGGTTCACAAAATCCAAGCGATATTATTACTTGTTCAATGTGTAATGGATCAGGGCATAGACAAATTCAACAAAGAACACCTTTTGGAATAATTAATTCAACAACAACTTGCAGCAGTTGTGGCGGACAGGGCAAAATAAACAAAAACCCTTGTTCTGGTTGCAAGGGCAATCTTACAAACAAGGTTCAAAAACAAGTTAAATTTAATATAGCTCCTGGAACTGATAATGGTGAAAGAATTAAAATTACAGGCTACGGAAGCAGAGGGGAAAATGGCGGCCCTAATGGTGATTTATACATTGAAATTAAGGTTCAAAAACATAAACACTTTGAAAGAGATGGTTTAAATCTATACTTAGAATATCCAGTTTCATTCATTGACATAATAAAGGAAAATAATGTACTAGTACCAACCCCATATGGAAATGAAACCATTAAACTTAAAAAATCATATCAAAACGGAAAAACTCTAATTTTAAATGGCAAGGGTGTTAGAAAATCTAATCGTGCAGGTGACTTAAAAATATTATTAAAGGTAGTAATTCCAGACCTATCCAATAGTGAAATGAATAAATTGGCAAAATCATTAGAAGAATTTAATGATACAACAAACACAGATTACATAAAGTCTTTTAACTAA